Proteins from one Fragaria vesca subsp. vesca linkage group LG6, FraVesHawaii_1.0, whole genome shotgun sequence genomic window:
- the LOC101298534 gene encoding uncharacterized protein LOC101298534 — translation MTALYALGRGGLLSSELPLIEKRNYSSQNIGQVNQEQAFFQAWYADDSGVTDVVDNSDGFSSGRNDMLDVQEDKLMAVKRALSEAQARQDAIEKERDQLLEELACAEAKQQEYVAAILHDKDMAVSELEAAKSLFDQKLQESVQEKFRLQDKLVLMKQDAVELAVQVERLAEIAFQQATSHILEDSQLRVAAAETTAAEACYQIEKQIKDMTEGTILSIVEQSKNAIEKALDVAEKAGDHATKAASAFSDSMSPLDELASVQSKNIMLQGTVNDLESQLLLTRSDVAKLKLELEKAHAHTKLLEVRATDAEKALVEFQDSSRKESLQREQEIMSLMEQMKKDSSERNQAASGAFNVELQSIRDAIEAAKETVRSKDDAYLRRCEALQRSLKASEATTKMWRQRAEIAESLLLKERQPADQEEDSIYVVNGGRIDLLTNDDSQKWKLLSDGPRREIPQWMARRICTIRTNFPPRKIDVAEALSSEFRSLNLPKPEEVWSIALEKPKEGDTLVEHVFEKEILEKKRKALERALQRKSTQWQRTEEQTKLEPGTGTGREIVFQGFNWESWRRQWYLDLAPKAADLSKIGVTSVWFPPPTESVAPQGYMPSDLYNLNSAYGTEEELKYCIAEMHAHDLLALGDVVLNHRCAHKQSPNGVWNIFGGKLAWGPEAIVCDDPNFEGRGNPSSGDIFHAAPNIDHSKDFVRNDIKEWLNWLRSDIGFDGWRLDFVRGFSGSYVKEYIEASTPAFAIGEYWDSLAYENGNLCYNQDAHRQRIVNWINATGGSSSAFDVTTKGILHSALHNQYWRLIDPQGKPTGVMGWWPSRAVTFLENHDTGSTQGHWPFPREKLTQGYAYILTHPGTPTIFYDHLYDFGLHEILTELIEARRRAGIHCRSAVKIYHANNEGYVAQVGDSLVMKLGHFDWNPSKENHLEGSWQKFVDQGADYTVWLRQ, via the exons ATGACAGCACTTTATGCCTTGGGCCGCGGCGGCCTCTTATCTTCAGAACTACCTCTTATAGAAAAAA GAAACTATTCCTCGCAGAACATTGGCCAAGTAAATCAAGAACAAGCATTTTTTCAAGCATGGTATGCC GATGATTCCGGTGTTACAGATGTTGTTGACAACAGTGACGGTTTTTCTTCAGGAAGAAATGACATGTTGGATGTACAGGAGGATAAGTTAATGGCAGTTAAGAGAGCACTTTCTGAGGCCCAAGCTAGACAAGATGCTATTGAGAAAGAGAGGGATCAGTTGCTTGAAGAGTTGGCATGTGCTGAGGCAAAACAACAGGAATATGTAGCTGCCATACTGCATGACAAGGATATGGCTGTTTCGGAACTTGAGGCTGCCAAGTCTTTGTTCGATCAGAAGCTGCAGGAATCAGTTCAAGAGAAGTTCAGGTTGCAAGATAAGTTAGTCCTTATGAAACAAGATGCTGTTGAACTTGCAGTACAAGTAGAGAGGTTAGCGGAAATTGCCTTTCAGCAGGCAACATCTCACATACTAGAAGATTCCCAGTTGAGGGTCGCAGCGGCAGAAACTACAGCTGCTGAAGCATGTTATCAGATAGAAAAGCAAATTAAGGATATGACTGAAGGTACTATATTGTCGATTGTGGAACAGTCGAAAAATGCTATAGAGAAGGCGCTGGATGTGGCAGAAAAAGCCGGTGACCATGCAACAAAAGCTGCGTCAGCATTTAGTGACAGTATGAGTCCACTTGATGAGCTTGCTTCGGTCCAGTCAAAGAACATTATGCTACAGGGTACCGTAAATGATTTAGAATCTCAGTTATTGCTTACAAGAAGTGACGTTGCTAAGTTGAAGTTGGAGTTGGAAAAGGCCCATGCACATACAAAATTGCTTGAGGTCCGAGCTACTGATGCTGAGAAAGCATTGGTTGAATTTCAGGATTCAAGTAGGAAAGAGAGTCTCCAGAGAGAGCAGGAAATCATGTCATTGATGGAGCAGATGAAGAAAGATTCATCGGAAAGAAACCAGGCTGCTTCAGGGGCTTTCAATGTTGAGTTGCAAAGCATTAGAGATGCTATTGAAGCTGCGAAAGAAACTGTACGTTCCAAAGATGATGCCTACTTGAGAAGATGCGAAGCACTGCAAAGATCCTTGAAGGCATCTGAGGCTACTACAAAGATGTGGAGACAGAGAGCAGAAATTGCAGAATCCTTATTATTGAAGGAAAGACAGCCAGCTGATCAGGAAGAAGATTCCATCTATGTTGTTAATGGGGGAAGGATAGACCTTTTGACCAATGATGATTCACAGAAATGGAAACTTTTGAGTGATGGTCCTCGCAGAGAGATACCTCAATGGATGGCAAGGAGAATATGTACAATCCGTACCAACTTTCCTCCGAGGAAGATTGATGTAGCTGAAGCCTTGAGCTCAGAATTCAGATCTTTGAACTTGCCAAAGCCTGAGGAAGTATGGTCAATAGCTCTGGAAAAGCCAAAGGAGGGAGATACACTTGTCGAGCATGTTTTTGAGAAAGAGATACTAGAGAAGAAAAGGAAGGCTCTTGAGCGTGCTCTGCAGCGGAAGTCCACACAATGGCAGAGGACTGAAGAACAAACAAAATTAG AGCCAGGAACCGGAACAGGACGTGAGATTGTG TTTCAAGGTTTCAACTGGGAAAGCTGGAGAAGGCAGTGGTACCTTGATTTAGCTCCTAAAGCTGCTGACTTATCTAAAATTGGGGTAACATCAGTGTGGTTCCCACCACCAACAGAATCTGTTGCTCCTCAAG GTTATATGCCTTCTGACCTTTACAATTTGAACTCGGCATATGGTACTGAGGAAGAACTTAAATATTGCATTGCGGAGATGCATGCTCATGATCTTCTG GCCTTGGGAGATGTTGTCCTGAATCATCGATGTGCTCATAAACAG AGTCCAAATGGCGTTTGGAACATCTTTGGTGGAAAGCTTGCTTGGGGGCCTGAAGCAATTGTTTGTGATGATCCAAATTTTGAGGGCCGTGGAAATCCTTCAAGCG GGGATATATTCCATGCAGCACCCAATATTGATCATTCAAAGGACTTTGTAAGGAATGATATAAAGGAGTGGTTAAACTGGCTTAGGAGTGATATAGGGTTTGATGGATGGCGCCTTGATTTCGTAAG AGGCTTCTCTGGTTCTTATGTAAAGGAATATATTGAAGCTTCAACTCCAGCATTTGCTATTGGAGAATATTGGGACAGTTTAGCTTATGAAAATGGAAATTTGTGCTACAATCAAG ATGCCCATCGCCAAAGGATAGTTAATTGGATCAATGCTACAGGCGGCAGTTCCTCGGCATTTGATGTCACAACTAAG GGGATTCTTCATTCTGCTCTTCATAACCAATACTGGAGGTTAATAGATCCTCAGGGTAAACCAACTGGAGTTATGGGATGGTGGCCCTCACGTGCTGTTACATTTTTGGAGAACCATGATACAGGATCAACACAG GGACATTGGCCATTTCCACGAGAAAAGCTTACACAGGGATATGCATACATTTTGACCCATCCTGGAACA CCTACCATCTTCTACGACCATTTATACGACTTTGGTCTTCATGAAATCCTAACTGAGCTAATTGAGGCTCGGAGAAGGGCAGGGATCCATTGCCGGAGCGCTGTGAAGATATACCATGCAAATAATGAAGGATATGTTGCACAGGTAGGTGACTCTCTAGTAATGAAGCTCGGACATTTCGACTGGAACCCCTCGAAGGAAAACCATTTGGAAGGGAGCTGGCAGAAGTTTGTTGATCAAGGAGCAGATTACACAGTGTGGTTACGACAATAG